In one window of Flavobacterium ginsengisoli DNA:
- a CDS encoding autorepressor SdpR family transcription factor, with protein sequence MNDIFKALNDATRREILDLLKEKDMSAGEIADVFNISKPSISHHLDILKRADLITFEKNGQFIIYSINTTIMEDVLQWILTFKK encoded by the coding sequence ATGAATGATATTTTTAAAGCATTAAATGATGCAACTAGAAGAGAGATTTTGGATCTTTTGAAAGAAAAAGATATGTCGGCAGGTGAAATTGCAGATGTTTTTAATATTTCAAAACCAAGTATTTCTCATCATTTAGATATTTTAAAACGAGCCGATTTAATTACGTTTGAGAAAAATGGACAGTTCATCATTTACTCCATCAATACCACCATAATGGAAGATGTTCTGCAATGGATACTAACCTTTAAAAAATAA
- the bshC gene encoding bacillithiol biosynthesis cysteine-adding enzyme BshC, translating to MPTDCISFQSSGYFSKLMQDYLDQKPELKPLYNNFPSLENFEKQIAEKSANFDHNNRTALVATLQKQYQNIEASDLTKQNISLLALENTFTITTGHQLNLFSGPLYFLYKIISTINLTKELKSKYPSHNFVPVYWMATEDHDFEEINYFNFKGKKIRWNAESTGPVGRLSTEGLEELFEVYSLELGSSTNANALKKLFKDAYLKHENLADATRYLANALFASYGLVIIDADDADLKRAFVPYVKEELENQTSFKEVQKSIEELSAYTVQVNPREINLFYIEDKLRERIIFENDKYLVNNTKISFSKDEIFKLLESNPEKFSPNVIMRPLYQEIILPNLCYIGGGGEIAYWLELKAFFEAVNITFPILLVRNSVLLATEKQVKKADNLNLTWKDLFSKSESLVNEITHKLSPFPIDLTPQKEALEKQFAYLFELAEKTDKSFSGAVKAQEVKQKKGLENLEKRLLKAQKRKLADQLERVTDLQCELFPNNSLQERQANFSEFYLEKGEQLIPLLIQKLKPLEHNFDIIII from the coding sequence ATGCCTACCGACTGTATCAGCTTTCAATCTTCTGGATATTTCTCTAAACTAATGCAAGATTACTTAGATCAAAAACCAGAGTTAAAACCGCTGTACAATAATTTCCCAAGCCTAGAAAATTTCGAAAAACAAATAGCCGAAAAATCGGCGAATTTTGACCATAACAACAGAACAGCATTGGTTGCAACTCTGCAAAAACAATATCAAAATATTGAAGCATCAGATTTAACCAAACAGAATATTTCGCTTTTAGCACTCGAAAACACATTTACAATTACAACTGGACATCAGCTCAATCTATTTAGCGGACCACTGTATTTTTTATATAAAATTATTTCTACGATTAATTTAACCAAAGAATTAAAGTCGAAATATCCTTCGCACAATTTTGTTCCAGTTTATTGGATGGCTACTGAAGATCATGATTTTGAAGAAATCAATTATTTCAATTTTAAAGGAAAAAAAATCCGTTGGAATGCTGAAAGCACTGGTCCAGTCGGAAGATTATCAACCGAAGGCTTAGAAGAATTATTTGAAGTTTATTCTCTAGAATTAGGCTCAAGTACTAATGCAAACGCACTTAAAAAGCTTTTTAAAGATGCTTATTTAAAACATGAAAATCTAGCCGATGCGACTCGCTATTTAGCAAATGCACTTTTTGCAAGTTACGGCTTAGTAATTATAGATGCAGACGATGCCGATTTAAAACGCGCTTTTGTTCCGTATGTAAAAGAAGAATTAGAAAATCAGACTTCATTTAAAGAAGTTCAAAAGTCTATTGAAGAACTTTCTGCTTATACCGTTCAAGTAAATCCGCGTGAGATTAATTTATTTTATATTGAAGATAAGCTTCGCGAAAGAATTATTTTTGAAAATGATAAATATTTGGTTAACAACACTAAAATCTCATTTTCTAAAGATGAAATATTTAAATTGTTAGAAAGCAATCCTGAAAAGTTCAGTCCAAACGTAATCATGCGTCCTTTATATCAGGAAATCATTCTCCCAAATCTTTGCTACATAGGCGGAGGCGGAGAAATTGCTTATTGGCTAGAATTAAAAGCTTTCTTTGAAGCTGTAAATATTACTTTTCCAATACTATTAGTTCGAAATTCAGTTCTTTTAGCAACCGAAAAACAAGTTAAAAAAGCAGATAATTTAAATTTAACTTGGAAAGATTTATTCAGTAAATCTGAAAGCTTGGTTAACGAAATTACACATAAACTTTCTCCATTTCCAATTGATTTAACTCCGCAAAAAGAAGCACTTGAAAAACAGTTTGCCTATCTTTTTGAATTGGCTGAAAAAACAGACAAATCTTTCTCTGGTGCCGTAAAAGCACAAGAAGTAAAACAAAAGAAAGGTTTAGAAAATCTAGAAAAACGTTTATTAAAAGCACAAAAAAGAAAACTGGCAGATCAATTGGAGCGAGTTACAGATTTGCAATGCGAATTGTTTCCAAACAATAGTCTTCAGGAACGTCAAGCTAATTTTTCTGAATTTTATTTAGAAAAAGGAGAGCAATTAATTCCGCTTTTAATTCAGAAATTAAAGCCATTAGAACATAATTTTGACATCATAATAATCTAA
- a CDS encoding MFS transporter has protein sequence MTVFTLSWATSDLGIVKRDGLLIQLFSVLFFALFIPVSAVVADKIGRRKMLIVATAAIAIFGFFFSYFLSIGNITQVAIFACIGMSLMGFTYGPLGTFLSELFPTNVRYSGASLTFNMAGILGAAFAPMIAIYLASTYSVSYVGYYLTAAALISLVSFMVISKDEHKF, from the coding sequence ATGACAGTATTTACACTAAGTTGGGCAACTTCAGATTTAGGAATCGTTAAAAGAGACGGATTATTGATTCAATTATTCTCTGTATTGTTTTTTGCTCTTTTCATTCCAGTTTCGGCTGTTGTGGCAGATAAAATAGGTCGACGTAAAATGCTTATCGTAGCGACAGCGGCTATTGCTATTTTCGGATTCTTCTTTTCTTATTTTTTAAGTATTGGAAATATTACGCAAGTAGCCATTTTTGCTTGCATCGGGATGTCGTTAATGGGTTTTACATATGGGCCTTTGGGAACTTTTTTATCTGAATTATTTCCAACGAATGTTCGTTATTCTGGTGCTTCGTTGACTTTCAATATGGCAGGAATTCTAGGAGCTGCTTTTGCGCCTATGATTGCAATTTATCTAGCTTCTACATATAGTGTGAGTTATGTTGGCTATTATTTAACTGCCGCAGCATTGATATCTTTAGTTTCGTTTATGGTTATTAGCAAAGACGAACATAAATTTTAA
- a CDS encoding MFS transporter → MLCRFGQGVGLGGEWGGAVLLAIENAPPNKRAWYGMFPQLGAPIGLLLSGGTFLLLTDSMSNEDFMNYGWRIPFIASAFLVIIGFYIRTKITETPSFENAKKHEEEVKVPFLTLVKSYKNQLIFGTFASNHNILGFLFNDSIYTKLGNFRFRNR, encoded by the coding sequence ATGCTTTGCCGATTCGGACAAGGTGTAGGTTTAGGAGGAGAATGGGGAGGAGCTGTTTTATTGGCGATAGAAAATGCACCGCCAAATAAACGTGCGTGGTACGGAATGTTTCCACAATTAGGTGCTCCAATAGGATTGTTGCTTTCGGGAGGAACTTTTCTCCTGTTAACAGATTCCATGAGCAACGAAGATTTTATGAATTATGGTTGGAGAATTCCTTTTATTGCTAGTGCATTTTTGGTAATAATTGGTTTTTACATTAGAACTAAAATTACAGAAACACCTTCGTTTGAAAATGCTAAAAAACATGAAGAAGAAGTAAAAGTTCCGTTCTTGACTTTGGTAAAATCATATAAAAATCAATTGATTTTTGGAACATTTGCAAGCAATCACAACATTCTTGGTTTTCTATTTAATGACAGTATTTACACTAAGTTGGGCAACTTCAGATTTAGGAATCGTTAA
- a CDS encoding MFS transporter, which translates to MKTNPNKKNSLKHVLFGSLIGTTIEFFDFYIYANAAVLVFPQLFFPSSDSTMATLESLATFSIAFLSRPLGSAFFGHYGDKIGRKFTLVATLLTMGISTVTIGFLPSYASIGVASTFIINALPIRTRCRFRRRMGRSCFIGDRKCTAK; encoded by the coding sequence ATGAAAACTAACCCAAATAAAAAGAACTCTTTAAAACACGTTCTCTTTGGAAGCCTTATTGGTACCACAATCGAATTTTTTGATTTTTATATTTATGCCAATGCAGCTGTATTGGTTTTTCCGCAATTATTTTTTCCTAGTTCAGATTCGACAATGGCGACTCTTGAATCTTTAGCGACTTTTTCTATTGCTTTTTTATCTCGTCCGTTAGGGTCTGCTTTTTTTGGACATTATGGAGATAAGATCGGGCGTAAGTTTACTCTTGTAGCGACTTTATTGACAATGGGAATTTCGACAGTTACAATCGGATTTTTACCAAGTTATGCAAGTATTGGCGTAGCAAGCACCTTTATTATTAATGCTTTGCCGATTCGGACAAGGTGTAGGTTTAGGAGGAGAATGGGGAGGAGCTGTTTTATTGGCGATAGAAAATGCACCGCCAAATAA